The region TGCATTTTCTTAGTAATCTCAAAAAATCTCTCATTCCCTTTGATGACGTCCCAGTGGGCATCAACGCCAAACTGGCGCAGAAGCGGTATCATCCGGGAAAGAATTTCGGCCACTCCCCCGCCGACGGCGGTGGAGTTAATGTTCTGAATCATCTTGCCTTTGAGGCTGCCGGCAAGAATATACAGCTCGTCAATGGTGCTCTGGCCTACAATAGGGATATATTCGGCAATATCAGGCATAACGACTCACCAGTTTGATTATTCTGTCGCGCAACCCCTCCAGGGTAATGGTGTACGGGTCGAGGCGCGAAAGTTCCGCGGCAAGTTTATCTTTTCCCAGACCCTGGAACCAGAGGGTAAAGTCGTTGCCGTTGTTTTTCAGGCGGAGCCGGGCTTCAAAAACGTGAAAATAGATGGAATTAATACTGACCTTTTGCAGGGCTTCGAGAAACTCGGCGGCATCGTGTGCCATATAAGGAGTGGGTGTGATAACCGTAACACAACTGACGAAATGGAATTCATGCCCTTCCGGCGCCTGCGCCATATATCCCCCCCTGGCAAGATAACCGGAAAGAACCGTTTCAAGACGCTGCCGCAGATGTTCCAAATCGCGAAACTGGATGACATCGACACTGGCGAGCGCTTCACCCCACTCCTGCATCCCCAGAATACTGGTCAGCCAGTAAGCAAAGTCATTGGGGGGTTCGGGAGAGAGGTAGTGATGCTGCTGGAGGAAGCGATGGGTATGATAGTATATGGATGAAACCGGAACGGTTCTGATTCCTTCCAGTAGTTCCACCGGATTCCTTGCCTTCATACCGAGGAGGCGCACCAGATGCGCCTGAGTATAAAAATGAAACGGCTCGCTCATCGAATCATCTCCTCAATCAGGTCTCGGACTTCAAGATAGTTATACAAATTATAGCGGGCATAGGACTGAGTTACGCCTACCCGAATTGAATAAGCGCTCTCCGGAAGGACGCGGAAAAGGTCTTCATCGGTCCAATCGTCGCCGACCGCTATGATAAAGTCATACGTTCGACGGGACAGGATATCTTTGGCGGCAACTCCCTTATTTATGCCGGCGTTGCGCACTTCGATAACCCTGTTTCCGGGTATTACCTGGACATCGATGTTAGCCGTCAGATGAACCAGGTCGTCAAGCAGCTCCTTTGCCGACATTGACGCCTGTTCCGGGTCGGCGTTGCGGTAATGCCAGGCGACGGAAAATTCCTTCCGCTCAACAAAGGAACCGGGCACCCGGTCGGAGTAGATTTCGAGAATTGGCTGAATGTGGGAAATCCAATCTTCGGCAAGGGGGCGGATTTTGAGCCACTCTTTGCCCGGCTCTTTAATCCAGGCGCCATGCTCGGCGACCAGAATCATTGGAAATTTTCCAAACCATCGCTCCATTGTTTCCCGGTCGCGTCCGCTGATAAGAGCGACAACGGTGCCGGGCTGACGGCAGAGGGAGTCAAGCATCCGCTCCAGGGCGGTATCCGGTTTCACCCGCGCCGGGTCGGAGGCAAAGGGAACGAGGGTGCCGTCATAATCGAGAAAGATAATTTTGGATGAAGCCCGACGGAACTCTTCGACCAATTTGCTGCCGATATGACGTCGCAGCAGACGGGCTTCGAATTGCGCCTGGCTGTCGCGGACAGAGACAACCTCCTGAATGAATTCATCAGCCCAGCGCACAACGTCATAACGCTGAAGGCGCTTCTGCATTAAACCAATGCGCCTCTTCTGCTCTTCAGGCGGAATCTCAAGCGCCGTTTTCAATGCCTGGGCGATTTCGGCGGTATTGTAAGGATTTATAATAACCGCCTCCCCCAGTTCCTTGGCGGCGCCGGCCATCTCACTTAAAATAAGCACGCCCGTCCGGTCGGTTCGAGCGGCGATGTACTCTTTGGCGATAAGGTTCATCCCATCTCGCAGAGGCGTGATGAGGGCGACATCCGACTCGCTGTACAGCGCGGCAAGAGAATCCAGAGACAGAAAGCGGTACTGATAGAGAATCGGCGTCCATTCGAAACTTCCGAAGCGCCCGTTAATCTTGCCGATCAGTTCATCGATTTGACGTTTCATCTTTTGATAGTGCTCTACGCCGATGCGCGACGGCACCACCACCATCGCCAGCACCACCAGTTTATGCCATTGGGGATTGCGGGTCAGGAATTCTTCGTACCCCAGGAGACGGTTGAGAATGCCTTTGGTATAATCGAGACGGTCTATGGAGAGAATTATCCGCTGATTGGCAAATCGCTGGCGCAATTCTCTTTTTTCTTCCTGCGCTCGTGGATGGGAAACCGCCTCGCTGTACTTTTTGTATTCGATGCCCATCGGAAAAGTTGCCGCTCGGACCATCCGATTGCCGACAAACATCTGGCCAATGTTATGTTCAATGCCCAGCAGGCGCAGGACTGTGCGGAGAAAATTCTGCGTATATTCATGGGTATGGAACCCGATCAGGTCGGCGCCAAGAAGCCCTTCAATGATTTCCCGCCGCCAGATATTCGGCAGAGTGCGATAAATCTCGAACGACGGAAACGGAATATGGAGGAAAAAACCGATAGCGGCGGAATCAGATTTTTTGCGGAGCATTTGAGGAAGCAACATCAGATGATAGTCATGAATCCAGACGAGGTCATTCGGCCGGACAATCTTAAGGAGACTTTCGCAGAAAATTTCATTTACCTTTTTGTACCCCTGCCAGTAATCTTCATCATAGGCGGTAAAGGATGGAAAATAATGAAAGAGGGGCCAGATAGTTTTATTGCAGAAGCCGTGGTAGAAGAGGTCCATCTCTTCATTGGAAAGAAAGACCGGAATATATTTGAATTCCGCTTCAAGATGTCGCGCCAGGTCTTTGCGGTCATTTTCTTCCACCGTCATGCCGGGCCATCCGACCCAGTAGTGCTCAATTTTTTGTTGGGTCGAGGCTCTATCCAGGTCGAGATAGGCGCTGATTCCCGAGACCAGACCTCCGGCGCTCTGCTGGAGATTAAGTTTTCCGCCGCGGCGATTAATAGTAACCGGCAGGCGATTGGAAACGATAATAAGCCTCATATTGTCTCCAATGCGACGGGGTTGGAATGCCAATCCGCCCCTCGCAATAAGTCTCTTGAGAGCGATTCCGCCGAAGCGGAACTGGCTCATCTTGCCCCTTATAATATTCCGCCAGAGACAGCGATACCCGGCGAGAAAGACGGCGGATTACTTTCAGTATATAATCATTTCGCCCATCGGGCAAGTAAAAACCGCTCTAAGATTCCTGAAAAATGAAGACAACATTTATCGATAATAGTTCGCCCGAAAAAATCTAAGAAAGAAAAAGCGGATATTCGGAGAGCCTTTTCAATAAACTCCTTGACAGGATAAGTCGAGTTCCGCTATCTTTGCCTGTCGGCGATTTCAGAGCATATTCAATAACAGCCGGGACAGGCGATGTTCAAGAGATTTTAAGATTCGATTTCAATGAGCAGTAACCCGCGTCAGAGTAGAGCCGTCATAATACTTCTGGTCATTGTGGTCCTGATGGCGGCGGAGATTTTCTATCTGTCATATCAGAACAGCAAGTTGCGGGCGATGATTGATGACCCCTCGCGTTTGTTGCGAACGCTCAATCCCGATGACGCCGTCCCTTCGGTGCGGACGCAGGATATCAACGGCGTTGATTTTTCGCTCCGGTTCGGTCCCGAGGAACCGGCGACATTGCTTCTCTGGTTTTCCCCCGGCTGCAGTCACTGCGAAAGCAACTTTGAGTACTGGGAGAAGATTTATCAGCGGCATGATGATACCCGTCTGCGGATGGCCGGCTTTTGCGCCGGCAATTTTGACGAAGCGCGGCAGCTGGCGATGGAGCGCGATATCAAATATCCGGTGCTGGCGGTGACTGACCCGTACATCACCGAAACGTTCAAAGGAAATGTCCTGCCGCAGACGGTGCTGATTTCGCCGGAGGGGATTATCAAGAGAGTCTGGCCCGGAGAGCATGACGACCAGGCACGATTAGAGATAGATTCTGCCCTGGTTTCACTTTCGGCATTTAAGAATCAAGGAGGTGAGAGCAAGTGAGAGTATTGCGGAAGATGAAAGCGGTGGTGCTGATGCTGGCATTGGTGGCGCTTTTTGCCGGCGCTTTTACTATCACAACCACCAGCACCGTCACGGCGCGTCCCAGTTGCTGTATCTGGGTGATGTACTGCACCGTAACGCCCCCGATTGTCTGTTGGGAAGTCTGTAAGCCGGTGCCATGTCCTAAATGAGATAGGACTCACCGCCAAACGAAATCAAAGGACGCCTTTGGGGCGTCCTTTTTTGTTCCGAGCCGTGGTTGGGGTATGTCAAAATCCCCCCGAGCCTCGTGTGTGGGGTAGGTCAAAATCCCCCCGAACCATCTGGACATGACGAGGCGCGAGTGGGGGTTTTGACAATTACGGTGCGGGGAGGGATGTCAAGACCGCTCGACCGACAGGAGAAGCGCCAAGCGGGTCGAGGAGATTGAGCTACTTTGGCTGGGTCCTGGATTCCCGCCTGCGCGGGAATGACATTAAAGAGAACGGGGTTCTCTTTACGCTGGTGGAATTGCCGAGGGTCAAGCGGCCGAGTAGGTCAAAATCCCCCCGAACCTCGTGTGCATGACGAGGCGCGAGTGGGGGTTTTGATATTCTTCCGCAGGGGCGAACCCTCGCGTTCGCCCATTGTTGAATTCATCCTCCGTACGAAACGGGGAATGATTTCGGGTCGACACGCGGGTCGACCCCTACATCCAGTTGCGTCAGTTCTTAGGTTCGAATCTTTTCGAAGCGTGAACTGACGCGACAATCGGTCACGTCGGTCAAAATCCTCCCGAGCCTTGTGTGCATGACGAGGCGCGAGTGGGGGTTTTGACAATGACAGGTTCGGAGATTACGGCGGGGCTGTTCGCCCCGGGCGAATCACGCAGTGAAAGATCCGCCGCCCACTGTTTGTCAGGGTTGCGGGGAGTTCGACCTCTGCGAGCGGAAGACGAAGAAAAGGACAGTCGTGATTACGGCAAGGAGAATGATTTCAAGAGCCAAAAGCTCCCTGTAAATGAAGACCGACATCATTCTATCCTGCGGCGGTGAGAAAATGATATGGTATCCGATAAATTCGGCGGCGCCGATCTCGAGGTCGCCGATATTCCCTTTGATGCCCGACTGCCAGGGGGGAAAGAGAAAGGCCGCGGCAAGCATGAGGCAGGCGGCAATCAGAAGTCCTTTTTGGCGCTTGTTCATATTCAATAATACGATAAGAGTATTTAGCGGTTTGGGCAAGGAGATTGTACCTTTCAAATTCAGTTTTGACTTGACATAAATGCATGATATAGGGAAATTTGGGAAGGAGATTCAACCTTTCATTCACGAGGAAGAGATATGTGCAAGGCAAGGCATTTCTTCACGGCAATGCTTCTGGCGGTGCTAATGTTACCGCTATCGGCGGCCGGCGAAATCGGATTCAAGATTACCGATTACAAGCCGGATGTATTCAGAGACAAGCAACTATATGTAACCGGCAGTTTCAGTCACCAGGATCAGGACCAGAAATACGATTATACAATTGTCCCTTATGACACCTATTCCTTGTACCAGTACGAATATAAGCCTACGAACAGTTCCGGCAGTCTCGCAGCATATTATGCATATACATATCAGGATTTACAGAAGTACCTGATGTTCAGCGTGACCGGGAACGCTTCATATGGCAGGCAAAAGTCCGCTACGAATTCCGTCAGTGAATATCCTAATTCCTACCTAGGGAACTCGAAGAACGAGTCGGAATATGAGTGGTACTTTTATTCAATTTACCCGAATTTCGGAGCACGAAAGTATATTAAGGGGGATTTTTCCCTCTATTTCAGCGCCAGCGGCGCTTACAATATGTACGATTACCAGAAGTATCAAAACGGAAGTGAATACAGTTATCTGTATTATCCTGATGCACAGGGGTATGTCACTGATAATTACAGTAAGAGCGAATCGCGGCAGCCGTATGATTCCAGGTCGTATAACATATATCTGTCGGCCGGGCCGAATTGGGGGAGGACGTATACCGGAAGGTTCGCCGCTACGGCAATATATATAATCGAGGAGCTGCAGAAGAATAACCTGCTAAAGGCGGAGCCGACGCAGGAGCAGATGCTGCATCTTTGCGAACTGGTCTATAAGAACAAACTGCTACATGCCATTGATTCCCGCATCAGGCTTATCGAGTCGATGCAGGAAATTCTGGATTACCTGGCGGGTGAAGGGATAGTCAAAAACGACCAATCGATGACTTATCTATTAACCAGCGATGTCTGGTCATACTTCTCGTCAGTCGGGCGGGATTTCGGATTCATGTTGAGGCTGGCCGGGGGAGTAGAGCTGGAAGGGTATGGTCAGGACACCAAATATCTGTACACGTCCAGGACATTGTACGAGCATTACCATGTCGATACGGCTGACGTAATTGACACCACTTATAATTACAGCTCATCTCAGAAGTACGAAATTGACCGGAAGAGAACTTCAACCTTGCCGTATTTATTGTTTTCGGCATCATATTCCAAGCCGCTGAATATGAAATGGCATTATTACTTATCATTGAACTTGCAGTATTATATCGGGGGGAAGGCTAATCAGGAAGCGGAATATATCTATGTTGACCCGTCGGACACGACCAAGTTGGGGGAAACGGAATTTGAGTTCGAGAATTTCTATATGGCGTCGACCGGCGCTACGTTCTATTACATTCCGAATACCCGCACCACGGTCATGATGTACGGCACGCTCGGTTACGGCGGGTTTGACCGGACGGATACGGAAACGGAAAAAACTGGCGGAGATGAGAGGGAGAGGGTGGTCAGGAAGTTCTCATATGATGATATGGTACTGCTCCTCAGGCTGACGGCGACGTACCGGATAACGATACCGACTTATGTGAATCTGAGCATTGAATATACCAACGGGTATCAGCCGCGGAATGTTTTCATATCGTACAATGATTTTGAGTATGA is a window of Candidatus Zixiibacteriota bacterium DNA encoding:
- a CDS encoding DUF5752 family protein, with the translated sequence MSEPFHFYTQAHLVRLLGMKARNPVELLEGIRTVPVSSIYYHTHRFLQQHHYLSPEPPNDFAYWLTSILGMQEWGEALASVDVIQFRDLEHLRQRLETVLSGYLARGGYMAQAPEGHEFHFVSCVTVITPTPYMAHDAAEFLEALQKVSINSIYFHVFEARLRLKNNGNDFTLWFQGLGKDKLAAELSRLDPYTITLEGLRDRIIKLVSRYA
- a CDS encoding bifunctional alpha,alpha-trehalose-phosphate synthase (UDP-forming)/trehalose-phosphatase codes for the protein MRLIIVSNRLPVTINRRGGKLNLQQSAGGLVSGISAYLDLDRASTQQKIEHYWVGWPGMTVEENDRKDLARHLEAEFKYIPVFLSNEEMDLFYHGFCNKTIWPLFHYFPSFTAYDEDYWQGYKKVNEIFCESLLKIVRPNDLVWIHDYHLMLLPQMLRKKSDSAAIGFFLHIPFPSFEIYRTLPNIWRREIIEGLLGADLIGFHTHEYTQNFLRTVLRLLGIEHNIGQMFVGNRMVRAATFPMGIEYKKYSEAVSHPRAQEEKRELRQRFANQRIILSIDRLDYTKGILNRLLGYEEFLTRNPQWHKLVVLAMVVVPSRIGVEHYQKMKRQIDELIGKINGRFGSFEWTPILYQYRFLSLDSLAALYSESDVALITPLRDGMNLIAKEYIAARTDRTGVLILSEMAGAAKELGEAVIINPYNTAEIAQALKTALEIPPEEQKRRIGLMQKRLQRYDVVRWADEFIQEVVSVRDSQAQFEARLLRRHIGSKLVEEFRRASSKIIFLDYDGTLVPFASDPARVKPDTALERMLDSLCRQPGTVVALISGRDRETMERWFGKFPMILVAEHGAWIKEPGKEWLKIRPLAEDWISHIQPILEIYSDRVPGSFVERKEFSVAWHYRNADPEQASMSAKELLDDLVHLTANIDVQVIPGNRVIEVRNAGINKGVAAKDILSRRTYDFIIAVGDDWTDEDLFRVLPESAYSIRVGVTQSYARYNLYNYLEVRDLIEEMIR